The Caulobacter sp. FWC26 genome contains a region encoding:
- a CDS encoding DUF6118 family protein — MDQNIGSEAPVDPAAVAFEALRREVALLNVALAGLAAERASVPDYSETLGEIAKSVSIAVGRLGKLVASPTLTMSPAEIARQVAAAGDEVRRQDREAVHQAQEALQRAARDLNGWIDRARLASLQNWRLVQAATIGVVGGAVLYASASTLIVNAAPAGWAWPERRAAHVLRRDMWSAGERLLSVADPERWRELSLPVAPTGNGRTTPPKNMRLERSSSNGRSR, encoded by the coding sequence ATGGATCAGAACATCGGATCAGAAGCGCCGGTAGATCCGGCGGCGGTGGCGTTCGAGGCGTTGCGGCGGGAGGTGGCCTTGCTGAATGTCGCTCTGGCAGGGCTAGCCGCCGAACGAGCGTCGGTGCCAGACTACAGCGAGACGTTGGGCGAGATCGCCAAGAGCGTGTCAATCGCAGTCGGTCGATTGGGAAAGCTGGTGGCGAGTCCTACCCTCACCATGAGCCCGGCGGAGATCGCGCGGCAGGTCGCGGCGGCTGGCGATGAGGTCCGGCGGCAGGATCGAGAAGCGGTTCATCAAGCTCAAGAAGCGCTTCAGCGCGCCGCCCGCGATCTCAACGGGTGGATTGATCGTGCGCGGCTGGCCAGCCTGCAGAACTGGCGGCTTGTTCAGGCGGCGACTATTGGCGTCGTCGGTGGCGCGGTGCTGTATGCAAGTGCATCCACCTTGATCGTAAATGCCGCGCCCGCTGGCTGGGCCTGGCCGGAAAGAAGAGCGGCGCACGTGCTCCGCCGTGACATGTGGTCGGCAGGCGAGCGCCTGCTGTCAGTCGCCGATCCAGAGCGGTGGAGAGAATTGTCGTTGCCGGTCGCTCCCACTGGCAACGGCAGAACGACGCCTCCTAAGAATATGAGACTAGAGCGTTCCTCGTCTAATGGACGCTCTCGGTGA